From Pelosinus fermentans DSM 17108, the proteins below share one genomic window:
- the bioF gene encoding 8-amino-7-oxononanoate synthase, with the protein MDFLSKYLTEIKQLELHRELYTYSFRDAVHAQMDGKEYLILASNNYLGLTHDPAIKQAAMAAINEYGTGSGGARLTIGSHPHYALLEQELAEFKGAEAAVAFNTGYMANVGVISSLVGTGDTIYSDELNHASIVDGCRLSRARVTIFQHSDVNHLSSLLAQSSSNGQKLIVVDGVFSMDGDIAPVDDIVDIAEKYNALVMVDDAHATGVIGPGGHGTAAHFGLKERIHIQMGTFSKALGSEGGFVAGRKTIIEFLINKARSFIYSTALSPATIAAARAAIQQLTSRPELVQKLSRNACFMRRSLRDAGLPVGEGLTPIIPVIVGSAGATIALVQELRREGVIVSAIRPPTVPAGTSRLRITVSAAHEEAELAVAAEKIAAAAKRLRIVV; encoded by the coding sequence ATGGATTTTTTGTCAAAATATTTGACTGAGATCAAACAATTAGAATTGCACCGGGAACTTTATACATACAGTTTTCGGGATGCGGTGCACGCGCAAATGGATGGAAAAGAGTATCTAATACTTGCATCAAATAATTATTTGGGGTTAACTCATGATCCGGCTATAAAACAGGCTGCGATGGCAGCAATAAATGAGTACGGTACGGGATCCGGAGGTGCACGGCTAACAATAGGAAGTCATCCTCACTATGCGTTATTGGAACAAGAATTAGCGGAATTTAAAGGTGCTGAAGCGGCAGTAGCATTTAATACTGGTTATATGGCTAATGTGGGAGTTATTAGTTCACTTGTGGGTACTGGTGATACTATCTACAGCGATGAGTTAAATCACGCCAGCATTGTTGACGGATGCCGGCTATCACGGGCACGGGTTACCATATTCCAGCATTCGGATGTGAATCATTTATCTTCGCTATTAGCGCAAAGTTCATCTAATGGACAAAAGCTGATTGTCGTAGATGGGGTTTTTAGTATGGATGGTGATATTGCCCCAGTAGACGATATAGTGGATATAGCGGAAAAGTATAATGCGCTTGTCATGGTTGACGATGCGCATGCAACCGGGGTCATTGGTCCTGGCGGGCACGGCACAGCAGCCCATTTTGGATTAAAGGAACGTATCCATATTCAGATGGGTACTTTTAGTAAGGCATTAGGATCCGAAGGCGGATTTGTAGCTGGTCGTAAAACAATAATAGAATTTTTAATAAATAAAGCACGAAGTTTTATTTATTCGACAGCCTTGTCTCCAGCAACAATTGCTGCCGCACGTGCTGCGATTCAGCAACTTACATCTAGACCGGAGCTCGTTCAAAAGTTATCAAGGAATGCCTGTTTTATGCGCCGCTCGCTTCGTGATGCTGGTCTGCCAGTGGGCGAGGGATTAACTCCCATTATTCCGGTTATCGTGGGTTCGGCGGGAGCGACGATCGCTTTAGTGCAAGAATTAAGGCGTGAAGGGGTAATTGTCAGTGCAATTCGTCCTCCAACCGTACCAGCAGGAACGAGTCGGTTACGAATTACGGTATCGGCTGCCCATGAAGAAGCAGAATTAGCTGTAGCTGCAGAAAAGATTGCTGCAGCTGCTAAACGATTGCGAATAGTAGTTTAG
- the bioA gene encoding adenosylmethionine--8-amino-7-oxononanoate transaminase, with the protein MGMSEIELQNKKYVWHPFTQMKSWVSNEQTVIAEAKGNKIIDTEGKEYFDGVSSLWVNIHGHRKAEIDQAIIEQLGKVAHSTMIGLANIPATQLAEKLVEITPSGLNKVFYSDDGSTAVEVAIKIAFQYWQHCGLAKKSRFVSLNQAYHGDTIGTVSVGGIDLFHRVFKPLLFEPIQIPSPSCYHCTLSVGSDTCSMACVEALEKVLQENNEEIAAVILEPMVQATAGILVSPPGYLSKVRELTKKYNVLLIVDEVATGWGRTGKMFACEHENVNPDIMILSKGITGGYLALAVTLTTDEIYNQFLGDLHEKKTFYHGHSYTGNQLACAAALANLKIFRDENVIDGLATKVKAIEDKLLDIRQLRHVGDARQCGMIAGIELVKDKENKIPYPWEQTMGGAVCIKARQHGLFIRPVGDVVVFMPPLSSSIEDIVCMLEILKKSVEEATSDDNVMSSISGAAYF; encoded by the coding sequence ATGGGAATGAGTGAAATTGAACTGCAAAATAAAAAATATGTTTGGCATCCTTTTACTCAAATGAAGAGCTGGGTAAGTAATGAGCAAACGGTGATAGCGGAAGCTAAGGGTAACAAAATTATTGATACGGAAGGCAAGGAGTATTTTGATGGTGTATCTTCTTTGTGGGTGAATATCCATGGTCATCGTAAGGCCGAAATTGACCAAGCAATTATTGAGCAGCTTGGCAAAGTTGCCCATAGCACAATGATCGGTTTGGCTAATATTCCCGCAACGCAGTTGGCAGAAAAATTAGTGGAAATTACCCCTTCTGGTTTAAATAAGGTGTTTTATTCCGATGATGGTTCGACTGCTGTAGAGGTAGCCATTAAAATTGCATTTCAGTACTGGCAGCATTGCGGTTTAGCGAAAAAAAGCCGATTTGTTTCACTTAACCAGGCTTATCATGGTGATACAATTGGTACAGTGAGTGTTGGTGGAATTGATTTATTTCATCGTGTTTTTAAGCCTTTACTTTTTGAACCAATCCAAATACCTTCTCCCTCATGTTATCATTGTACGCTGTCTGTCGGGTCGGATACGTGCAGTATGGCTTGTGTAGAAGCTCTAGAAAAAGTCTTGCAGGAAAACAATGAAGAAATTGCTGCTGTTATTTTAGAACCAATGGTTCAGGCTACGGCGGGTATACTCGTATCACCGCCAGGTTATCTGTCTAAAGTGCGTGAACTGACGAAAAAATATAATGTACTTCTCATTGTTGATGAAGTTGCGACAGGCTGGGGGCGCACCGGAAAGATGTTTGCATGCGAACATGAGAATGTTAATCCAGATATTATGATATTGTCTAAAGGCATTACTGGCGGATATTTAGCGTTAGCAGTAACACTTACTACCGATGAAATTTATAATCAATTTTTAGGCGATCTTCATGAAAAAAAGACTTTTTATCATGGGCATTCCTATACAGGAAATCAGTTAGCTTGTGCGGCGGCCTTGGCTAATTTAAAAATATTCCGTGATGAAAATGTAATCGATGGACTTGCTACTAAAGTAAAGGCGATTGAAGATAAATTGCTGGATATACGGCAACTGAGGCATGTTGGCGATGCAAGGCAGTGCGGTATGATCGCCGGGATCGAACTTGTAAAAGATAAGGAAAATAAAATACCGTATCCTTGGGAGCAGACTATGGGCGGGGCGGTTTGTATAAAAGCGCGGCAGCATGGTCTTTTTATCCGGCCGGTAGGTGATGTGGTAGTATTTATGCCGCCTTTATCCAGTAGTATAGAAGATATAGTTTGCATGCTGGAAATTCTTAAAAAGTCAGTAGAAGAAGCTACCAGTGATGATAATGTTATGAGTAGCATAAGCGGTGCTGCATATTTTTAG
- the bioB gene encoding biotin synthase BioB has product MRNVQLIMELGNRIVAGGQITMEDAQSLADINEEDLPFLLAMADAIRQKYVGKDVDLCSIVNGRSGMCSEDCAFCAQSAHHHTQVNVYPLMTEEELLSAAKQAEDGGALRFAIVTSGRGMGDEGEFTKILRALKRIKQETKLHVCCSLGLLSFENAKALKAAGVSRYHHNIETSESHYSSICNTHTYKDRVQTIKVVKEAGLEVCSGGILGMGESMSQRLEMAFALKAMNVDSVPLNILHRMKGTPLENLQPITPLEVLKSFALFRFILPDRGLRTAGGREENLRDLQALSLRSGINGMMIGGYLTTHGRDYSTDLRMIYDLELSPLSAKQAVHAVL; this is encoded by the coding sequence ATGAGAAATGTGCAATTGATAATGGAATTGGGAAATCGGATAGTAGCCGGCGGGCAAATAACAATGGAGGATGCACAATCATTAGCGGATATAAATGAAGAAGATTTGCCATTTTTACTTGCGATGGCTGATGCTATACGGCAAAAGTACGTTGGCAAAGATGTAGATTTATGCTCTATCGTTAATGGGCGTTCAGGGATGTGTTCTGAGGACTGTGCTTTTTGTGCTCAATCGGCTCATCATCATACCCAGGTAAACGTGTATCCGCTTATGACTGAAGAAGAATTGCTGTCTGCTGCAAAGCAGGCTGAAGATGGAGGGGCATTACGTTTTGCAATAGTGACTAGCGGGCGAGGCATGGGGGATGAGGGAGAGTTTACTAAAATTCTAAGAGCATTAAAACGCATCAAACAGGAAACAAAGCTGCATGTATGCTGTTCTCTGGGGTTATTATCCTTTGAAAATGCCAAGGCGTTAAAAGCGGCAGGTGTTTCACGCTATCATCATAATATTGAAACGAGCGAGAGTCATTATTCTTCTATTTGCAATACACATACATACAAGGATCGTGTGCAAACGATCAAGGTTGTTAAAGAAGCAGGACTTGAAGTTTGTTCGGGGGGCATTCTTGGCATGGGGGAAAGTATGTCACAGCGTCTAGAGATGGCGTTTGCTTTGAAAGCAATGAACGTGGATTCCGTGCCGCTTAATATACTGCATAGAATGAAAGGGACACCACTGGAGAATCTGCAACCGATAACACCTTTGGAAGTCTTAAAAAGCTTTGCTTTATTCCGATTTATTCTGCCGGACCGCGGCTTGCGTACCGCGGGAGGGCGGGAAGAGAATCTACGTGATTTGCAGGCATTGAGCCTAAGAAGCGGTATCAATGGTATGATGATTGGCGGATATTTAACAACCCATGGACGGGATTATTCTACCGATTTAAGGATGATTTATGATTTAGAACTGAGTCCGCTTTCTGCTAAACAAGCTGTTCATGCTGTATTGTAA
- a CDS encoding NAD(P)/FAD-dependent oxidoreductase: protein MYDVIVIGAGPAGCMAAKRTAAAGYKVLLIEKLEMPREKSCSGILIPKSVEIVENEFGKIPDSVLCRPNVSRGIIITNEENQAFTFESSGLNIWRSLFDHWLALAAKDSGAEIRTSTVAISCEEGSDHVSVELQGRKTYYEQAAVVIVCDGAGSLIKKNLLQERNSYIATYQTFSKGSIDLDSQFFHAYLSPELSEYDAWFNVKDDFLIIGVGVKDPNKIKHYHSRFLSFLQSYYNARIQPQVKEERWIIPYITPGHSVTLGKGRVLFAGEAANFLNPMGEGISSALVSGCKVAEAIQSVYTKGHIVNAQQLIKTYEKYVLQERQYMIRQWELLARVSPKFSDFLSS, encoded by the coding sequence ATGTATGATGTTATAGTAATAGGAGCTGGACCTGCGGGGTGTATGGCTGCTAAACGGACAGCGGCTGCTGGATATAAAGTGTTATTGATTGAAAAGCTGGAAATGCCGCGCGAAAAGTCATGTTCGGGTATTTTGATACCAAAATCTGTGGAAATAGTGGAAAATGAATTTGGTAAAATACCGGATTCGGTTCTATGCAGACCGAATGTAAGCCGGGGTATTATTATTACCAATGAAGAAAATCAAGCGTTTACATTTGAAAGTAGTGGGTTAAATATATGGCGAAGTTTATTTGACCATTGGCTAGCTCTAGCGGCAAAAGATAGTGGTGCTGAGATTAGAACGTCAACAGTCGCTATTTCTTGTGAAGAAGGATCCGATCATGTATCGGTTGAACTACAAGGGCGCAAAACATATTATGAACAGGCGGCTGTTGTTATCGTATGTGACGGTGCTGGCAGTCTTATTAAAAAGAATTTATTACAGGAACGAAACAGTTATATTGCTACTTACCAGACGTTTTCCAAGGGAAGTATTGATTTGGATAGTCAGTTTTTTCATGCATATTTGAGCCCTGAATTATCCGAATATGATGCATGGTTTAATGTCAAAGATGATTTTCTTATTATTGGAGTAGGAGTGAAAGATCCCAATAAAATAAAGCACTATCATTCTCGATTTCTTTCTTTCCTTCAGTCTTATTATAATGCAAGAATACAACCACAGGTTAAAGAAGAACGCTGGATTATACCATATATCACCCCTGGACATTCGGTTACATTAGGAAAAGGCAGAGTATTGTTTGCAGGTGAAGCCGCTAATTTTCTTAATCCTATGGGGGAAGGAATATCTAGTGCTTTAGTAAGCGGATGTAAGGTTGCAGAAGCAATTCAATCTGTCTATACAAAAGGACATATTGTCAACGCACAACAACTAATAAAGACGTATGAAAAATATGTTTTGCAGGAAAGACAGTATATGATAAGGCAGTGGGAACTTCTTGCCAGGGTTTCTCCAAAATTTTCAGATTTTTTATCATCTTAA
- a CDS encoding acyl CoA:acetate/3-ketoacid CoA transferase yields the protein MVKIISAQEAAKLVKSGATVATSGFVGCGNPDALTGAIEESFLKERLPIDLTLIYCAGQGDGKDRGANHFGHEGLVKRVIGGHWNLAPKLGKLAVENKIEAYNFPQGTLTHWFRNVAGRKPGVIAKVGLNTFVDPRVEGGKINDVTKEDLVEVIELGGEEWLWYKPFPIDVALLRGTSADKKGNITIEHEAVSLELLSLAQAAKNSGGIVIVQVERIVENGSMHPMNVKVPGINVDYVVVNENPDNHVQIYAEPCSYNPAYCGEARAPLFTIAPMVLDERKVIARRGAMELIPNAAVNLGIGVPEGIAMVANEEGIGDTMTLTVESGPVGGLPAGGLGFGAAMNAEAILDQPYQFDFYDGGGLDLAFLGLAQTDQYGNINVSKFKGRVAGCGGFINITQNTKRVIYCGSFTAGGLKVNIADGKLKIVNEGKVKKFLDHVEQITFSGTYAQKTQQSVMYITERAVFELTAKGVMLTEIAPGVDIDKDILALMDFKPIISPNIKMMDERIFRDEIMGIKI from the coding sequence ATGGTTAAAATCATTAGTGCACAAGAAGCTGCCAAATTGGTTAAAAGCGGTGCCACTGTTGCAACAAGCGGATTTGTAGGCTGTGGTAATCCAGATGCATTGACTGGAGCAATTGAAGAAAGCTTTCTAAAGGAAAGACTTCCAATTGACCTTACGTTGATATACTGTGCCGGGCAGGGGGACGGTAAGGATCGTGGCGCAAACCACTTTGGACATGAAGGGCTGGTGAAACGGGTAATCGGCGGACACTGGAATCTGGCACCAAAACTCGGTAAACTTGCCGTGGAAAATAAAATTGAAGCCTATAATTTCCCCCAAGGCACTCTTACCCATTGGTTTCGTAATGTTGCCGGACGAAAACCAGGGGTTATTGCGAAGGTGGGTCTGAATACTTTTGTAGATCCCCGGGTGGAAGGCGGTAAGATCAATGACGTTACTAAGGAAGACTTGGTCGAGGTGATTGAGTTAGGAGGTGAAGAGTGGCTTTGGTATAAACCCTTTCCCATTGATGTGGCATTGCTTCGCGGCACTAGTGCGGATAAGAAAGGTAATATTACGATTGAACATGAAGCAGTATCCTTAGAGCTTCTCTCTCTGGCGCAAGCTGCCAAAAACTCAGGCGGTATTGTTATCGTACAAGTAGAACGCATTGTGGAAAATGGCAGCATGCATCCTATGAATGTAAAAGTTCCCGGTATTAACGTGGACTATGTTGTAGTGAATGAAAATCCAGATAATCATGTACAGATCTATGCTGAACCATGCAGCTACAATCCTGCATATTGCGGGGAGGCCCGTGCGCCGCTCTTTACAATTGCCCCTATGGTTCTTGATGAGCGTAAAGTAATTGCACGGCGGGGGGCTATGGAACTTATCCCTAACGCAGCGGTAAATCTGGGAATTGGTGTTCCTGAAGGCATTGCTATGGTGGCAAATGAAGAAGGCATTGGTGATACAATGACGCTTACGGTAGAGTCTGGTCCTGTCGGTGGTCTCCCGGCAGGCGGCTTGGGATTTGGAGCTGCAATGAATGCTGAAGCCATTCTTGACCAGCCATATCAATTTGACTTTTATGACGGCGGTGGTCTGGATTTGGCCTTCCTCGGGTTAGCACAAACCGATCAATATGGAAATATTAATGTTAGTAAATTTAAGGGCCGCGTAGCGGGGTGCGGCGGTTTCATCAATATTACACAAAATACAAAGCGGGTTATATATTGTGGTTCCTTTACTGCAGGTGGACTGAAGGTTAACATTGCCGATGGAAAATTGAAAATTGTTAATGAGGGGAAAGTTAAGAAATTTCTTGACCATGTTGAGCAAATTACCTTTAGTGGTACATATGCACAAAAAACACAACAATCGGTCATGTATATTACCGAACGTGCAGTATTTGAGCTGACAGCAAAAGGCGTAATGCTGACAGAAATAGCACCAGGTGTAGATATTGATAAAGATATTCTGGCACTTATGGATTTCAAACCAATTATTTCGCCAAATATTAAAATGATGGATGAACGTATCTTCCGCGATGAGATTATGGGGATCAAGATTTGA
- a CDS encoding biotin transporter BioY, with translation MDTKNRPTDLVHSAFFAALTAVLGLISIPIPMSPSPISAMSLGIMLTGSILTVRQAAFSVITLILMGAAGLPVFAGMSGGIGILLGPRGGYYFGFLIGVMLIAWLRGRQNRIWRLALANVTGGVMVVDLFGVVWLSFITDISLGNALIAGVLPFLLGDLVKAFIATWIGALVNRSLLRFKG, from the coding sequence ATGGACACGAAAAACCGACCAACAGACTTGGTTCATTCGGCATTTTTTGCCGCCCTGACCGCTGTGCTGGGCTTAATTTCGATTCCGATTCCCATGAGCCCGAGTCCTATTTCTGCAATGAGCTTAGGCATCATGTTAACAGGCAGTATTTTAACTGTCAGACAAGCAGCTTTTAGCGTGATTACACTCATTCTGATGGGAGCGGCAGGATTGCCAGTTTTCGCAGGTATGAGTGGTGGCATTGGCATTCTATTGGGACCGCGCGGCGGCTATTATTTTGGTTTTCTCATCGGAGTGATGCTGATTGCCTGGCTGAGAGGGAGGCAGAACCGGATTTGGCGACTGGCGCTAGCTAATGTGACTGGTGGGGTTATGGTAGTTGACTTGTTTGGAGTCGTATGGCTAAGTTTTATTACCGATATAAGCTTGGGAAATGCTTTGATAGCTGGAGTGTTGCCTTTTTTACTAGGGGATTTGGTTAAGGCTTTTATTGCAACATGGATAGGGGCACTTGTAAATCGTTCTCTGTTACGGTTCAAAGGCTAG
- the bioD gene encoding dethiobiotin synthase, with the protein MKGLFITATDTDIGKTVITGAIAAALRDCGIHVGVIKPLASGGVVNADGHIQSEDAVFLAKAAGIPVEKWAQVNSFCLTPALTPAAAADQMGIDIDIPNLIAACRNTSQFYESVLIEGVGGIAAPLWKEYLVADMVSELNLPVVVVTGPQLGTINHTVLTVAYAKARNINVAGIIMNKWNENAKGVLEESNMEYIERLTGVPILGKFPVADSVSVSMGQTESLAELAKLNLNIERIIHIIEGSNGNE; encoded by the coding sequence ATGAAAGGTTTATTTATTACGGCAACGGATACTGATATAGGAAAAACAGTAATCACCGGGGCAATTGCAGCCGCTCTTAGGGACTGTGGAATTCACGTCGGTGTTATTAAACCCCTGGCATCTGGCGGGGTAGTAAATGCTGATGGTCACATACAATCAGAAGATGCTGTTTTTTTGGCGAAAGCAGCGGGCATTCCAGTTGAGAAGTGGGCGCAGGTAAATTCATTCTGTTTAACACCTGCGCTAACACCGGCAGCGGCAGCAGATCAAATGGGTATTGATATTGATATTCCCAACCTGATTGCTGCCTGCCGTAATACAAGCCAGTTTTATGAGTCCGTACTAATTGAAGGGGTCGGTGGCATTGCGGCTCCTTTGTGGAAAGAGTATCTTGTTGCTGATATGGTGTCCGAATTGAATTTGCCGGTAGTTGTTGTAACCGGACCACAATTAGGTACTATTAATCATACTGTGCTGACTGTAGCTTATGCCAAGGCGCGTAACATTAATGTGGCCGGAATCATTATGAACAAATGGAATGAGAATGCAAAGGGTGTTTTAGAAGAGAGCAATATGGAGTATATTGAGCGTCTGACGGGAGTTCCAATCTTAGGCAAGTTTCCTGTTGCAGATTCCGTGAGTGTCTCCATGGGACAAACGGAAAGCCTGGCTGAGTTGGCAAAGTTAAATTTGAATATAGAACGTATCATTCATATTATAGAAGGGAGCAATGGGAATGAGTGA
- a CDS encoding ABC-F family ATP-binding cassette domain-containing protein, protein MNIVSIEKLSKSYGMKNLFSNVSFGIDENDKIGLIGVNGTGKSTFLKVIAGLEEADDGKVMIGNTIEVQYLAQNPSFNPSDTVLDQVFQGYSPIMKLLREYQQVLLAAEDNPKDQGLQKQLIALSQQMDGMNGWQLESEAKIILTQLGITDFTAKVGTLSGGQRKRIALASALIHPADLLILDEPTNHIDNDTVAWLEEYLHKRKGALLMITHDRYFLDRVVNRIIELDKGNLYSYTGNYSLFLELKMQREADQEASENKRQNLLRNELAWMRRGARARTTKQKARIERFEKLSDEKVDLSQDRVEITAGASRLGRKIIEIDNVCKSFGERAVIQNFSYIVLRNDRMGIVGSNGSGKSTLLNLVTQKLNPDSGVIEIGQTVKIGYFSQENTDMDEELRVIEYIKEEANFIPSADGGIITASQMLERFLFSPEMQWTPIRKLSGGEKRRLYLLRILMGSPNVLLLDEPTNDLDIQTLTILEDYLDDFPGAVIAVSHDRYFLDRVVEKVFAFEKDGSIRQYVGGYSDYQSALAYDEEKQNQGKETSSEQTQSERPKERSRKFTFKEQKEYEEIDDVIASVEKEIQIVGARINNTGSNFALLQELTEVQQQLEKKLEELLERWTYLNELAEEIGQQ, encoded by the coding sequence ATGAATATAGTTTCGATTGAAAAGTTATCCAAAAGTTATGGTATGAAAAATTTATTTAGTAATGTTTCTTTTGGTATTGATGAAAATGATAAAATTGGCTTGATTGGTGTGAATGGCACAGGGAAATCTACTTTTTTGAAAGTCATCGCTGGATTGGAAGAAGCGGATGATGGGAAGGTGATGATTGGCAACACCATAGAAGTACAATATCTAGCCCAGAATCCTTCTTTTAATCCTTCAGATACGGTTCTGGATCAGGTGTTTCAGGGGTATTCACCGATCATGAAATTGCTGAGGGAATACCAACAGGTGCTGCTGGCCGCTGAGGATAACCCGAAAGATCAAGGTTTACAAAAACAACTTATTGCACTCAGTCAGCAAATGGATGGTATGAATGGCTGGCAGCTTGAGAGTGAAGCCAAAATCATTTTAACGCAATTAGGTATAACCGATTTTACAGCAAAGGTAGGCACTTTATCTGGTGGGCAGCGTAAACGCATCGCTTTGGCAAGTGCTCTGATTCATCCGGCGGATCTATTAATTTTAGATGAGCCTACCAATCATATCGATAATGATACGGTAGCTTGGTTGGAGGAGTATCTACATAAACGCAAGGGCGCATTGCTGATGATTACTCATGATCGTTATTTTTTAGATCGTGTAGTGAATCGTATCATTGAGCTAGATAAGGGCAATTTATATAGTTACACGGGAAATTACAGTCTGTTCTTGGAACTAAAAATGCAGCGGGAAGCCGACCAAGAGGCAAGTGAAAATAAACGCCAGAATTTACTGCGTAATGAATTGGCATGGATGAGAAGAGGTGCCAGAGCTCGCACTACCAAGCAAAAGGCTCGGATTGAACGCTTTGAGAAGCTATCAGATGAGAAGGTTGATTTAAGCCAGGATCGAGTGGAAATTACAGCAGGTGCCAGTCGTCTAGGACGGAAGATTATTGAAATAGACAATGTGTGTAAATCTTTTGGAGAACGTGCCGTCATCCAGAACTTTAGTTATATTGTACTGCGCAATGATCGGATGGGAATTGTAGGATCCAATGGCAGCGGAAAATCAACCTTACTGAACCTGGTAACGCAAAAATTAAATCCTGATAGTGGTGTGATTGAAATCGGACAGACCGTAAAAATCGGTTATTTCTCCCAGGAAAATACGGACATGGATGAAGAGTTGCGGGTGATTGAATATATCAAAGAAGAGGCCAATTTCATACCTTCTGCCGATGGTGGTATTATTACAGCTTCTCAGATGTTGGAGAGATTTCTCTTTTCTCCAGAGATGCAGTGGACACCCATTCGCAAATTGTCTGGCGGGGAGAAACGCCGCTTGTACTTGCTTCGTATTTTAATGGGATCACCGAATGTATTGTTATTAGATGAGCCTACCAATGATTTGGATATTCAGACGCTGACCATATTAGAAGATTATTTGGATGATTTTCCTGGTGCAGTCATTGCCGTTTCTCATGATCGATATTTCTTAGATCGAGTTGTAGAAAAAGTTTTTGCTTTTGAAAAGGATGGGAGCATTCGGCAATATGTAGGCGGTTATTCAGATTACCAAAGTGCCTTGGCATATGACGAGGAAAAGCAGAATCAGGGAAAAGAGACGAGCAGTGAGCAAACGCAAAGTGAGAGACCAAAAGAGCGTTCTCGGAAGTTTACGTTTAAAGAGCAAAAAGAGTATGAAGAAATTGATGATGTAATTGCTAGTGTGGAAAAGGAGATTCAGATTGTTGGGGCACGTATCAATAATACTGGTAGTAATTTTGCCTTGCTTCAGGAGTTAACAGAAGTGCAGCAGCAACTTGAGAAAAAACTGGAAGAGCTGCTAGAGCGCTGGACCTATTTGAATGAATTGGCTGAAGAAATTGGACAACAGTAA
- a CDS encoding 6-carboxyhexanoate--CoA ligase — MLYSVRMRSAQGGAHEMGGRHISGAERLVVLQRLGKITQDMLERAFSHTRGSADFVNITIEAVPREIVKPVRLLPARTVDVLDFTAGRAAAKSELLSIGVSNQAVERGMEQLVKLTDSMRGAMLVCAKTGERLDNTGMRGIRVSRMDSNDEDVLNQWMECQGLQGIHAREGMILATKVVSAPGVIAELCWSDDPEYVTGYVASAKGYIRFTKLKPYGSSLGGRVFFIRENSNVAELCKYLEKQPVLVTVPTEGEDL, encoded by the coding sequence GTGCTTTATAGCGTTAGAATGAGATCGGCGCAAGGGGGCGCTCATGAAATGGGTGGGCGGCATATATCGGGTGCGGAACGATTGGTGGTTTTGCAGCGGCTCGGAAAAATTACGCAGGATATGTTGGAAAGAGCTTTTTCGCATACGCGGGGGAGTGCAGATTTCGTGAATATTACAATAGAAGCTGTCCCCAGGGAAATCGTTAAACCAGTACGCTTGTTACCTGCGCGGACTGTTGATGTTTTGGATTTTACGGCCGGTCGTGCTGCAGCAAAATCCGAGTTACTATCTATTGGAGTGAGCAATCAAGCGGTGGAACGCGGTATGGAGCAATTGGTGAAATTAACGGATAGTATGCGTGGAGCTATGTTAGTATGTGCCAAGACTGGAGAGCGGTTAGATAATACCGGCATGCGTGGTATCAGGGTATCACGTATGGATAGCAATGATGAAGATGTTCTCAATCAATGGATGGAGTGCCAGGGATTGCAAGGGATTCATGCGCGGGAAGGTATGATTCTTGCCACTAAGGTTGTTTCCGCTCCAGGTGTGATTGCAGAACTCTGTTGGTCTGATGATCCAGAATATGTTACAGGGTATGTAGCCTCAGCAAAGGGGTATATCCGGTTTACAAAACTAAAACCGTACGGCAGTTCACTGGGAGGACGGGTGTTTTTTATACGCGAAAATAGCAATGTTGCAGAGCTCTGCAAGTATCTTGAGAAACAACCAGTGCTGGTTACGGTTCCAACTGAAGGAGAAGATTTATAA